In one window of Stigmatopora argus isolate UIUO_Sarg chromosome 19, RoL_Sarg_1.0, whole genome shotgun sequence DNA:
- the mettl24 gene encoding putative methyltransferase-like protein 24 encodes MGLLLRAALLLAAVCVSVHVYLERARTAAPAPRTGGVTEDGEKGTLEDEEVPKLQHRKVRRWHIDLQPWAKQSRSLEDEAKRFLHYITTPQVSCLNPHTDPDRVWAVCLDPKYSLTHKMQQKHCRVYSFGLGPNNRGFERSLATSGCEVHIFDPSLKEPHQQRSEMWLHRLSVDWRDPNPAVVAQRQNTKKLAAILNDFGHRKVDVLKADMESAEWKILENLILEGVLDSVGQLLLEIHLHWAGFEVAGDDPSVVRFWFSLLKELEHAGFRLFHVRSDPTLAQIFLHKNVLNASSAYTMAWVNTRWAP; translated from the exons ATGGGCTTGCTACTGCGAGCGGCCTTGCTGCTCGCCGCCGTGTGTGTGAGCGTGCACGTGTACCTGGAGAGAGCACGGACCGCCGCACCTGCGCCCCGGACCGGGGGGGTCACCGAGGACGGAGAGAAGGGGACGCTGGAAGACGAGGAAGTGCCAAAACTGCAACACAGGAAG GTGCGTCGGTGGCACATCGACCTTCAGCCTTGGGCCAAACAAAGTCGCTCGCTGGAGGATGAGGCCAAACGATTTCTTCACTACATCACAACACCGCAA GTATCCTGCCTGAACCCCCACACGGACCCAGACCGGGTCTGGGCCGTGTGCCTGGACCCAAAGTACAGCCTGACTCACAAGATGCAACAAAAGCATTGTCGTGTCTACTCTTTTGG GTTGGGGCCCAATAACCGTGGCTTTGAACGGTCCCTGGCCACATCCGGGTGCGAGGTGCACATCTTCGATCCCAGTTTAAAGGAGCCGCACCAGCAACGTAGTGAAATGTGGCTCCACCGCCTATCCGTCGACTGGAGGGACCCCAACCCCGCCGTGGTCGCCCAGCGTCAAAACACCAAGAAACTAGCCGCCATCCTCAACGACTTTGGTCACAGAAAG GTGGACGTACTGAAGGCCGACATGGAGAGTGCCGAGTGGAAAATCCTGGAGAATTTAATCCTGGAAGGGGTTCTGGACTCAGTCGGTCAACTGCTTTTGGAGATTCACCTTCATTGGGCGGGTTTTGAGGTGGCGGGAGATGATCCTTCTGTGGTCCGCTTTTGGTTCAGCTTGCTGAAGGAGCTGGAACACGCCGGCTTTCGGCTATTCCACGTTCGCAGTGATCCGACGCTAGCGCAGATCTTTCTGCACAAGAACGTCCTGAATGCTAGCAGTGCCTACACCATGGCGTGGGTTAACACGCGGTGGGCGCCCTGA